TTCCAGTACTGTTCGCGACCGTCTTTCGATTCCTTGTTAGACGGACCGAGCAACTCGACGACGGTCACCACCTCGCGCGTTTGCCGGTCGCGAATTTCGAGGTAGCGCTGCGGGACTTCCTCGACTTCGTCCGGAGCGAGCACTGTGGCGGGAGCAGCAACAACGGCACCACCAGAAGATGCAGGAGCGTTCCCTTCGTCTCCGGGGAGAACACTCAAGTCGGGGCGCCCGAGCGCTGTGCGTTCGGCCGAAAACATTTCGTGGAGGTAGAGGTGTTCCTCGATCTTCACGAAGTACCGCGGTTCGACCTGTGCTCCGATCACCTCGGCAGCAGTGGTCATGAACCGCGTGTGGAAGTCCTGCCAAACGGCCGACTGCTCGATGTACGGGTTCATCCCGGGGAACGGTGACGGCATTCGCAACCCTCTGCGGTGAGGTCGCATTATACCACTGCCCGGTCACGCTTTACCGCTTCAGGCGGGCGGGTTTTCCGGGTGAAGGAGTTGAGCCGCCCACACAGCATCGGATGCCGGTAACGGCGGTTCGGGGTCGGAATCGTACAGGAACATGCTGTAACCGGCCGCGTCGTAGACGCGGTGGAGAATCGCTTGAAGGTCAACCGTTGGCTCGGCTTCGCCGGTCCGTAACGGGATCGGGATCGTTGGTAGTGGATCGCGGACTTTCCAGGGCCAAATAGCAGCGCGGGGATCGCCTCCTTGTCGGTCCGCGTGTCGGCTGACGAGCGCGTAGTAGTCGCACTCCGGGAGCCGATCCCACGGCATTTTGGCGTGCCCCCGCAAGAGATCGATCTCGACGAAGTTCGTTTTGCTCGCGAGGATTCGTTGCACCTTCGCCAGATAGTGTTCGCGTCCCCCACCCGTCGCCTTGTTCGCGGGGCTCAGCAGTTCGATGATCGTGACCACTTCGTTCTTCACGCGGTCACGGATTTCGAGGTACGGCAACCGTTCCTCTTCCACGATTATTGGCATGCCGACGTAAGCCGGGGCGGAAATCGCAGTGCCGCTGGTTGCGACAGCAGAGTGCGGGTTAGGGTGAACAGAGAGATCCGGTCGCCCCAGGGCGAATCGTTCCTTCGCGGCCGGTTCGTGGATGTAGAGGTGTTCTTCGATGCGAACGTAGTACCGCGGTTGAACTTGCGCGGTCAGCACCTCGCGAACGGCGGGGATGAAACTGTCGTGAAAGTCGTTCCACACGTCCGGCCGCTCGATGTACGGGGTCATTCCGGGAAACGGCGACGGCATTCGTAACCCCCTGTGGTGAGCGCCGCATTATACCACTGTCCGGTTACGTCTTGCCGAGCACGAGGTCCACGACCCAGCACCCGCGGACGTGCGGCCCCGGACCGCGACAGTGCGTCAGCACGTCGGCATTGTCGCAACCCGCATCCTGGAGGGCGTCGGCCAGAATCGGCATCCGATCGAAG
This region of Gemmata massiliana genomic DNA includes:
- a CDS encoding DUF4058 family protein; the protein is MPSPFPGMNPYIEQSAVWQDFHTRFMTTAAEVIGAQVEPRYFVKIEEHLYLHEMFSAERTALGRPDLSVLPGDEGNAPASSGGAVVAAPATVLAPDEVEEVPQRYLEIRDRQTREVVTVVELLGPSNKESKDGREQYWNKTRLLLSRTSAGLVEIDLLRGGPRLPWGEMKECDYYALVGRAPERPRVAFWPVKLRETLPTIPIPLRPDEPEPLLDLQALIHRIYDAGRYRLFIYDSDPEPPLPASDAVWAVQLLRPQMPSV
- a CDS encoding DUF4058 family protein, whose protein sequence is MPSPFPGMTPYIERPDVWNDFHDSFIPAVREVLTAQVQPRYYVRIEEHLYIHEPAAKERFALGRPDLSVHPNPHSAVATSGTAISAPAYVGMPIIVEEERLPYLEIRDRVKNEVVTIIELLSPANKATGGGREHYLAKVQRILASKTNFVEIDLLRGHAKMPWDRLPECDYYALVSRHADRQGGDPRAAIWPWKVRDPLPTIPIPLRTGEAEPTVDLQAILHRVYDAAGYSMFLYDSDPEPPLPASDAVWAAQLLHPENPPA